The following proteins are co-located in the Vidua macroura isolate BioBank_ID:100142 chromosome 1, ASM2450914v1, whole genome shotgun sequence genome:
- the LOC128810517 gene encoding uncharacterized protein LOC128810517, which translates to MAITSARTPRSDRLPAAAFVTILWLHLAGSWLVPQPKENVWVMLAKSIGQEQLCMAMGSVDNPLSTCLVGVPLSENDFPFTGMKLNPADSWMSWMRTLPQAPQEPQELDLLGSTRVHFCIRFYTKAPQTKPGQNIKDVTPANRKYINEWCNYTGPVLSKSYPFPKELPRGVFLICGDRAWAGIPSNIKGGPCSLGKLTMLTPNKTQILDWKKKSQLARKKRSYGEFDPNCDSEIYDWSEGKRVAASIFLPWYAAAKALGEISHLGCWMSKQANATSAALSDLLAEEETTRHTTLQNRAAIDFLLLAHGHSCEDLEGMCCFNLTSKSTSIQANIQRIQALVKDLKTETGLWMR; encoded by the coding sequence ATGGCAATTACATCAGCCAGAACACCCCGCAGCGACcggcttcctgcagctgccttcgTCACCATCTTATGGCTccacctggcaggaagctggctCGTGCCACAGCCCAAGGAAAACGTCTGGGTCATGCTGGCAAAGTCTATAGGACAAGAACAGCtttgcatggccatgggcagtgTAGACAATCCGTTGTCTACATGCCTGGTGGGAGTCCCCCTGTCCGAAAATGATTTTCCGTTCACGGGGATGAAACTCAACCCGGCAGACTCCTGGATGAGTTGGATGAGGACACTAccacaggcaccacaggaaccccaggaattggaccTACTGGGGTCCACAAGGGTCCACTTTTGTATTCGGTTTTATACTAAGGCCCCACAAACAAAACCGGGGCAAAACATCAAAGACGTAACACcagcaaatagaaaatacatcaatGAGTGGTGCAATTACACAGGCCCTGTGTTATCTAAGTCCTACCCATTCCCTAAGGAGCTCCCTCGGGGtgtgtttctcatctgtggggacagggcgtgggctgggatcccctccaATATCAAAgggggtccctgtagccttggcaaGCTTACGATGCTAACACCCAATAAAACCCAAATTCTGgattggaagaagaaaagtcaaTTGGCACGCAAAAAGCGATCATATGGTGAATTTGACCCAAATTGCGATTCCGAAATTTATGATTGGAGTGAGGGAAAGAGGGTCGCCGCTTCTATTTTTCTACCATGGTACGCGGCAGCGAAAGCCCTCGGTGAGATTTCTCACCTGGGGTGTTGGATGAGTAAGCAGGCCAACGCTACGTCTGCCGCATTATCAGACCTCTTGGCAGAAGAAGAGACCACCAGGCACACCACCTTACAGAACAGAGCGGCCATTGATTTTCTGCTGCTCGCCCATGGCCATAGCTGCGAGGACTTggaagggatgtgctgcttcaatctgACATcgaagagcacatccatccaagccaaCATCCAGCGGATCCAGGCGTTAGTCAAAGACTTAAAGACTGAAACAGGGCTGTGGATGCGGTGA